A region of the Ranitomeya imitator isolate aRanImi1 chromosome 10, aRanImi1.pri, whole genome shotgun sequence genome:
TAGATCCTATATCTCTGATCCATCTCCTAGGTGTCTGTGATTGGTATGATTCCGTCATAGGTTGCGGGGCTCAGTCCTAATAAATCCATTATAGTCCAAAAAAACCCCGTATTTCTTTATTGTTCAGGACTCTGTAGAATTtctacttgtgtttttttttttttttttttgttttatatatttgttattatatattttattaatctTAGTTTAGCTTCGTCCTTTTGGAATGTCAAGATCTTTGCCATTGTTGGGGAGTGTGCCTTCTCAATCACTTGCTCTCCCGCTAATGAAGACATTACACATCTTTGCTCCAAGCAGAAATCCCTGTGGAACTCCACTTACTAACCTTTTTCTTCCTCTGAATCTTTGCATCTAGTAGAACTCCTGACCCCTGTCCTTCAACAGATTTTACGTCTTTACTATTATCTTCAAGTCCCTTCATGTGACACAGACTATAAGGTCATTCTTGGCTAAGCAAACTTTTGGTCTAcgcagtgcagaaaaaaaaaagttctgacattGGAAATCTCTAAAGAAaagaatccatttttttttttttataacttttttgtttttgttttgataTTTGGAACAGATTACAAAATAGTTCTATATTATGGTATATCATTTAGTACCGGCCTTGGGTTGCACCTTCTACTGACACCCACTTATGGTGTAACTCCTACAAACATTGGGCAACACGTTGTTACATTTATGTCAAATGTCAAACCACAACTCCGACATAAAATGGCACAGAACACAAGGTAAATAGTATAGACAATCAGTTGTTATATACATATGCATATATTGCATTTAAAAGATGAGCTGGACAAGTACCTGCAAGAAGGTCAGTCTAGGAGGACCATGCATAAAACTACGTTGTATGTGAAGCAGTCATAAAGTGCATATATTGGTGCAAAAAATACCTAGTTAAGGATCAAGGTTCTAATTTTAGCAAGTTATCACCAACCACGGGATGCGTAATGTGTCGATCGTTGGGACCCCCAACACTGGGCTCCTCACTGATCCCAAGAATGGGTCCTTGAAGTACCCTGTTTACATGTTGGCTTTTGGGATTGATCTGCCAGTTGTTTCCTAACCTGTATGGCTGTGGTTCCACTACGATTTGCCAAAGAGAACCCAAATAATGAAATAATTCCATGTACAAATAAAATGGCATAATCAATAAACCTAAGAAATGAAAGATGGCTGCAAAGTAAGTTTCCACGGTGTTGCGGAAAACGGTGTAACTTCAGTAATGACAGGTGATACGTCTTGTGTTGAACATGCCTATGATGAGCGCCGGGAGCAGTATTGGATAAACTTATTGTATGAAAATATTGCTTAAACATGCGATCTGTCTCTATTTTAAAGGCATGACTTCTCTGCTCCTCATTGACTAATTTCTTGTTCTTATTCTATCCGTAGGTCCATTGGTTTCAGTGATTGGCCGACCAGATCAAACAGCGAGACTAATGACTACACCCCAGGAGAATTATGGATTTGACTAATATGGGTATGATACAGTTGCAAAACCCCAATCACCCCTCGGGGCTTCTCCTAAAAGCCAACCAGATGCGGTTGGCGGGGACGCTCTGTGATGTGGTGATCATGGTGGACACTCAAGAGTTTCATGCCCATAGGACAGTATTGGCTTGTACTAGTAAGATGTTTGAAATACTCTTCCATCGTAGCAGCCAGCATTACACCTTGGACTTTTTGTCGCCAAAGACCTTTCAACAGATTTTGGAGTATGCTTACACTGCCACTCTTCAAGCCAAGGTGGAAGATCTGGATGACCTTCTGTATGCAGCAGAAATTCTAGAAATTGAGTATTTAGAAGAGCAGTGTCTGAAGATATTAGAAACTATCCAAGCTTCAGAAGAGAATGATGGAGACTTGTGTACAAGTGACAGAGCCGTGGACGATGAAGAAGACAGAAAATCAAGATTTATTAAAAACATGTTGAACGCAAAGCATTCCAGTGAAGAAAGTGGCTATGCCAGCATGGGCAATCAGAACTTGGTGGACCAAAGTCCATCAGTGTCAACGTCATATGGACTTTCTGGTATGAGCCCAACTAAGACTGCAGTAGATAGTTTAATGACCATTGGCCAGTCATTGCTCCAAGGAGCATTGCAACAAAATGCACTAGACTTGCACTCCACCAGCAGACTACAAGGTCTTTCAGAAGTAAAGACCGAGGTTATGCAAGTTGATGAAAGCACTAACCGTGATAGCCCAACAGCAGAATCTAGTGCATCGTGTGGAGACAAATCTGATGAAAAGGCCAAGGAGAGTCCTGGAACCCCGACCCGCAGTAGTGTCATCACAAGTGCTCGAGATCTTACCTTTCCCCGTGATGAAAATGCTCCAGATCAGTCTTTGGAATTGGGTCAAGCTTTTAGCCTTGCTCAAGAACATGCAATTTCTCATGCAGAGAAGCATCTAAGTGTCTACTCTGTTCTACCAAACCATAAGGGTGAATCTATGATTAGTGTGCCAACATCTATGGCTTCTGCTCTTCACATGCAACCAGCACTTGCAGTATCAATGGACTTTAGTGCTTATGGTGGACTTCTTCCCCAAGGTTTCATTCAGAGAGAGTTGTTTAATAAGCTTGGTGAAATTGCCGCTGGGATGAAGAACGAAGGTAGAAACATGAGTGAGCGATGCAGCGTGTGTGGAGCGAATCTTCCAGACAATGACTCGATTGAACATCACAGGTATAGTTCTAGAATTCATCTCtaaatattttatattatttttttttacacgttgaaAAGAAATAATCAGCAAAAAAAGTGTTCAAGCCAAGCACACGTGCTCCATGCACCTCTTGGGGTGGACAAACAGTTGAGTGCAGCTTTCCACcttcttgttttccatctatctttgGCTCCTTTAAAGCTAGatctgtcaatcaaggaagagcaTACTTGAGATGTTCAGTAAtacagtaggtgggaaggtgcacagtGCTTGGTTCGAACAGTCATTTGGAGCTGAAGGGCTCCCTTTGACATCCCGTCCACCATACAACGTGGCATATGTCATGTTTTGAGACTAGATAAGATGGTATTTCAACCAACCCCTCTATATCCCCAGCTCAGATAGCCTCACTAATGATCATTGAGACCACTGACGTGCTGCAGAGTCAGGTGGCTGAGGGGTTTGACTCCATCCCATCAGTAGTGTTGATGTCCTGCCCGTCAGCCACCTTACTCTTCAGCAGTCTAGTGGATGTATGGACAGAATGTTATTACTTCCAGGCAGTTTGATGCTGGGACATGGGGTATTTTCGAGTGGTAATTAATACCGTACTTCTTTCTTTTACAATGACCCATTCCCTTTGGTCTGAAAAAAGGAAAGAACATATCTGTACGTAGCGTAAAAACTAAGCTTGAGTGATGGCTAATGTGATTGTTCTGCCCCATGCTGTATCCTCTCGGCAGCGCATCCCCTGTTTACACTGAAACCCAGACAAAAGTGctctcttctctttttttttttctttctttttttttttttctttctgttttgctatttttttattCCCGCTGCTTCTGAATTTTCTGCTTTGTTTTCTGCTACACTGTTCTAAAAACTATGGACCTTTTTCATTGAGTGCTCATTTTTACAGTCTTTACCAGGCATTTCTGGATcagaggatcctctggggcgtgtcttaaaACTGCTTTGCTTCATTGCCCTATGAGCATAAAGTCTTTATCTCTGAAACCTTatggtggtttaaaaaaaaaaaaaaaaaaaattaggcgagCAGTGGAAATAATGAGCAATGCCTAGCCACTTTAGTCCCGTTTTAAATGCGCCATTACTGTAGTGTCTGTACACTAGAAGTTTGACATCCTTTGTTTGCCATTAGGGCATGCGTTTTCCCTCACTTCTTGATCCCTTAAAAGTAATCAAAgggctctcccaatgttgccccaacATAGGTCACAAGTATGTTAGAGGTTGTCTCAAatgaaatgaaaagtctgcagtcactgtgactTGTCTCCCGAACTGCGACAGTGTGGGCTGTGGACACTTTCATGATTCCCTGTGCATTGTGGGTGGTCGCGTGACCGCAATGATGCTATTTTGTATACTTGCGTTCTTATGCAGACTTAGACTAGTCTGAATTAAGAGAAGACAGACAAGTCTAGTTGGTATGTGACTGCTAGTATGCAAATTGCAACCATAAGGTCACATGACCACCCACCCGCAAGGGGATTAAAGGCGAATTATGACTGGTCGCATCtcacactattggcagtgactgcagacttttttttttttttttttttcaccccaggCTACTCCTTAAAGAGATTGTCCAAGAATGGAACAAAAAAATAAACCTAGCCACCATTGCTCTTTTGGTGGTGTCTGGTTTTTCAGCTCATCCTTGTCTCACTTGAGTGAATGCTCAGCACTACCACACAGAGTCCATGGTGAAGTGTGGCACTGgcggaaaaaaaatgcattaagACACATCAGATCCGATTTCATCACTTCTTTTTGGCACCAAAAGTAGCAAGTTCTTTAAAAAGTTCCATggctgtaaaaaaatttaaaaaaaaataaacattttagtaAAAGTTGCATTTCTGGAATTTGTGTGTAAACCTCTCGATGAGCAAAGTTTTTTGAGGGAGAAATAATTTTCAGATGTAAATCGTAAAGTGAATAAGGGGGCCACTAACaaaccaactaaaaaaaaaaaaaaagagcaaattcTCAAGAAAATTGGAACAACAATGAGAACAATGAATCGGGGTCACAAGCTTCGTGAATGTCTGCCATGTCCCCCCACGTTGCATTCTTGCTTCCTTTTTCGTAGTT
Encoded here:
- the ZBTB16 gene encoding zinc finger and BTB domain-containing protein 16, with product MDLTNMGMIQLQNPNHPSGLLLKANQMRLAGTLCDVVIMVDTQEFHAHRTVLACTSKMFEILFHRSSQHYTLDFLSPKTFQQILEYAYTATLQAKVEDLDDLLYAAEILEIEYLEEQCLKILETIQASEENDGDLCTSDRAVDDEEDRKSRFIKNMLNAKHSSEESGYASMGNQNLVDQSPSVSTSYGLSGMSPTKTAVDSLMTIGQSLLQGALQQNALDLHSTSRLQGLSEVKTEVMQVDESTNRDSPTAESSASCGDKSDEKAKESPGTPTRSSVITSARDLTFPRDENAPDQSLELGQAFSLAQEHAISHAEKHLSVYSVLPNHKGESMISVPTSMASALHMQPALAVSMDFSAYGGLLPQGFIQRELFNKLGEIAAGMKNEGRNMSERCSVCGANLPDNDSIEHHRKLHSGMKTYGCELCGKRFLDSLRLRMHLLAHSAGAKAFVCEQCGAQFSKEDAYEAHRRTHNGSDMAVFCLLCGKRFQTQTALQQHMEVHAGVRSYICSECNRTFPSHTALKRHLRSHTGDHPYECEFCGSCFRDESTLKGHKRIHTGEKPYECNGCGKKFSLKHQLETHYRVHTGEKPFECKLCHQRSRDYSAMIKHLRTHNGASPYQCTICLEYCPSLSAMQKHMKSHKPEDIPADWRIEKTYLYLCYV